The Thermoflavifilum sp. genome contains a region encoding:
- the hisC gene encoding histidinol-phosphate transaminase — MFNLQRLIRPNIQQLVPYASARDEFSGKAQVFLDANENAWGSPLEKPYNRYPDPLQHELKARIAKLKHIPEENIFLGNGSDECIDLTLRAFCEPGQDEVIICPPTYGMYEVCAQIQHAIIRNVPLLPDFGLDVQGILQAIHPHTKLIILCSPNNPTGNCFSGDAIETLLREFDGIVAIDEAYIDFASHPGFLNRLHAYPNLIIWQTFSKAWGLAGLRVGMAFASADIIRVFNKIKYPYNISQLTQETLLHALERVEDVQHWKEMIVQQRNSLSQALQQLEIVEKVYPSEANFLLVKINQARKVYAYLLQQGIVVRDRSRVMLCEDCLRITVGRPEENEMLLAHLHAYQTLQTRSQPSAH, encoded by the coding sequence GTGTTTAACCTTCAACGTCTGATCCGCCCCAACATCCAGCAACTTGTGCCCTACGCTTCAGCACGGGATGAATTTTCCGGCAAGGCACAGGTTTTTCTCGATGCCAATGAAAATGCCTGGGGTTCACCTCTGGAGAAGCCGTATAACCGTTATCCCGATCCGCTGCAACATGAACTGAAGGCACGCATTGCAAAACTGAAACACATCCCGGAAGAAAATATTTTTCTGGGCAATGGCAGCGATGAATGTATTGACCTTACCCTGCGTGCATTCTGCGAACCCGGGCAGGATGAGGTCATCATCTGTCCGCCCACCTACGGCATGTATGAAGTATGCGCGCAGATTCAGCACGCTATTATCCGGAACGTCCCCTTATTGCCTGATTTCGGATTAGATGTGCAGGGCATCCTGCAAGCCATCCATCCACACACCAAACTCATCATTCTCTGTTCGCCCAATAATCCTACAGGTAATTGCTTTTCCGGGGATGCGATTGAAACCCTGCTGCGCGAATTTGATGGTATTGTGGCTATTGACGAAGCTTACATTGACTTTGCCTCCCATCCGGGCTTCCTCAACCGACTCCATGCCTACCCCAACCTCATCATCTGGCAAACTTTTTCAAAGGCATGGGGGCTCGCCGGACTGCGTGTGGGTATGGCTTTCGCTTCGGCCGACATCATCAGGGTATTCAACAAAATCAAGTACCCTTACAACATCAGCCAGCTTACCCAGGAAACGCTCTTGCATGCGCTGGAACGGGTTGAGGATGTGCAGCACTGGAAAGAAATGATTGTTCAACAACGCAATAGCTTAAGCCAGGCACTGCAACAACTGGAAATCGTAGAAAAGGTCTATCCCAGCGAAGCGAATTTCTTGCTCGTGAAAATCAATCAGGCCCGCAAAGTATATGCTTACCTGTTGCAGCAGGGAATTGTCGTGCGCGACCGCAGCCGGGTTATGCTTTGCGAAGACTGCCTGCGCATTACGGTGGGCCGGCCTGAGGAAAACGAAATGCTGCTCGCCCATTTACATGCCTATCAAACCCTGCAAACCCGTTCACAACCTTCAGCTCATTAA
- the hisB gene encoding bifunctional histidinol-phosphatase/imidazoleglycerol-phosphate dehydratase HisB yields the protein MQPRLLFIDRDGTLIQEPPDHQIDDFSKLSFVPGMLQYLPRIARELDFLLVMVTNQDGLGTDRFPEERFWPIQHFLIRTLENEGVHFTDILIDRSLPEQKLPTRKPGTGMVTKYLESGKYDLKHSFVIGDRITDVQFAHNMGCQAIWLNRGDELGAGELSSVEREKLAQGVALETTSWKKIYEWLKLGQRTAERQRITNETDVYVRLNLDGSGKADIATGLGFFDHMLHQLARHGGIDLTVHVRGDLHVDEHHTIEDTAIALGEAIYEALGNKLGIERYGFCLPMDDALAQVAVDLGGRSWLVWQVTFHREKIGDVPTEMFMHFFKSLSDAARCNVHIQASGENEHHKIEAIFKAFAKALKMAVRRDADQPQLPTTKGVL from the coding sequence ATGCAACCCCGATTGTTGTTTATCGATCGCGATGGCACGTTGATTCAAGAACCGCCCGACCACCAGATCGACGATTTTTCCAAGCTTAGCTTCGTACCCGGTATGCTGCAATACCTGCCACGAATTGCCCGTGAACTGGATTTTCTACTCGTGATGGTAACCAATCAGGATGGACTGGGTACCGACAGGTTTCCGGAAGAACGCTTCTGGCCCATCCAGCATTTTCTGATCCGAACACTGGAAAATGAAGGTGTACATTTCACCGATATCCTGATCGATCGCTCTCTTCCCGAACAAAAATTACCCACCCGCAAACCCGGCACCGGCATGGTGACGAAATACCTGGAATCCGGCAAATATGATCTGAAGCATTCTTTTGTGATCGGCGACCGGATCACCGATGTACAATTTGCGCACAATATGGGTTGTCAGGCTATCTGGCTCAATCGTGGAGATGAGTTAGGCGCAGGGGAATTATCATCAGTAGAAAGGGAGAAGCTGGCTCAAGGTGTTGCCCTCGAAACCACAAGCTGGAAAAAAATTTATGAATGGCTTAAACTGGGGCAACGAACTGCAGAGCGCCAACGGATAACAAATGAAACAGATGTGTATGTGCGGTTAAATCTGGACGGCAGTGGTAAAGCCGATATTGCCACCGGACTGGGCTTTTTTGATCACATGTTGCATCAGCTGGCTCGCCACGGTGGTATCGACCTCACCGTGCATGTCCGTGGCGACCTGCATGTGGATGAACATCATACCATTGAAGATACGGCTATTGCACTGGGTGAAGCGATTTATGAAGCGCTAGGCAATAAGCTGGGTATTGAACGATATGGTTTCTGCCTGCCGATGGACGATGCACTGGCACAGGTAGCCGTTGATCTGGGCGGCAGAAGCTGGTTGGTATGGCAGGTTACGTTTCATCGGGAAAAAATCGGCGATGTGCCTACCGAAATGTTTATGCACTTCTTCAAATCCCTTTCTGATGCCGCCAGATGCAATGTGCATATTCAGGCCAGCGGCGAAAATGAACATCATAAAATTGAAGCCATCTTTAAAGCTTTTGCAAAAGCGCTGAAAATGGCCGTCAGACGCGATGCCGATCAACCGCAACTGCCTACTACCAAGGGCGTGTTGTAA